The following coding sequences are from one bacterium window:
- a CDS encoding GDP-L-fucose synthase yields MDKKIFIAGHKGLVGSALIRQLQKKGYKNFILKTREELDLMQTEKVFKFFEEEKPDWVFLAAAKVGGIYANNAYPVDFLLDNLKIQNNIIEAAYKNNVKKLLFLGSSCIYPKLAPQPIKEEYLLTSALEPTNEPYALAKITGIKLCSAFNKQYGTNYISAMPCNLYGINDNYHTENAHVIPMLLRRFHEAKEKNLQKVTVWGTGTPMREFMCSDDLAEACVYLMENKNAEEIGEFINIGTGTDVTIRELAELIKETVGFEGELEFDTTKPDGTPKKLLDVSRLNALGWQTKISFKQGLKLSYEDFLNNLCVRL; encoded by the coding sequence ATGGATAAGAAAATATTTATAGCCGGACATAAAGGACTTGTCGGAAGCGCGCTTATAAGACAATTACAAAAAAAAGGATATAAAAACTTTATTCTAAAAACAAGGGAAGAACTTGATTTGATGCAAACAGAAAAGGTTTTTAAATTTTTTGAAGAAGAAAAACCTGATTGGGTCTTTCTTGCAGCAGCAAAAGTAGGCGGAATTTATGCAAATAACGCTTATCCTGTTGATTTTCTGCTTGATAACCTGAAAATCCAGAACAACATTATCGAAGCGGCTTATAAAAATAATGTTAAAAAATTATTGTTCCTTGGTTCAAGCTGTATTTATCCGAAGCTTGCTCCCCAGCCGATTAAAGAAGAATATCTTTTAACTTCGGCTCTTGAACCCACAAATGAGCCTTACGCTCTTGCAAAAATTACCGGAATCAAGCTTTGCAGCGCTTTTAACAAACAATACGGAACAAATTATATTTCCGCTATGCCATGTAATTTATATGGCATAAACGACAATTACCACACCGAAAATGCCCATGTTATACCGATGCTTTTAAGAAGATTTCACGAAGCTAAAGAAAAAAATCTTCAAAAGGTTACTGTTTGGGGGACAGGCACTCCCATGAGAGAATTTATGTGCAGCGATGATCTTGCTGAAGCCTGCGTCTATCTTATGGAAAACAAAAATGCAGAAGAAATAGGCGAATTTATAAACATCGGAACAGGTACAGACGTTACAATAAGAGAATTAGCGGAGCTTATAAAAGAGACTGTAGGCTTTGAAGGTGAATTGGAATTTGATACTACAAAGCCAGATGGCACACCCAAAAAACTTTTGGATGTGTCAAGGCTTAATGCACTGGGCTGGCAGACAAAAATCTCTTTCAAACAAGGTTTGAAGCTTAGTTATGAAGATTTTTTAAATAATCTTTGCGTAAGATTGTAA